In Haematobia irritans isolate KBUSLIRL chromosome 1, ASM5000362v1, whole genome shotgun sequence, a genomic segment contains:
- the LOC142220563 gene encoding attacin-A-like, with translation MFLNIGGSATDNAKGGHDINVKAMRQVGDTSLGGTAGVFDQGNNKHGPVTTRAFAELSSNEHGYPTFEYPWC, from the exons atgtttCTCAATATTGGTGGTAGTGCAACTGATAATGCTAAAGGCGGTCATGACATTAATGTCAAAGCTATGAGACAAGTTGGTGATACTAGCCTGGGAGGAACAGCTGGTGTATTTGACCAAGGAAATAATAAACATGGACCTGTTACAACTAGAGCTTTTGCAGAATTGAGctc AAATGAACATGGGTATCCAACATTCGAATacccatggtgttag